One genomic window of Medicago truncatula cultivar Jemalong A17 chromosome 1, MtrunA17r5.0-ANR, whole genome shotgun sequence includes the following:
- the LOC25484413 gene encoding CASP-like protein 5B3, which produces MKEFPGTPGTVLGLILRMSQFIFATLSIGYMVTTTSFMDITAFCYLVAAMGLQAIWSFLLALMDAYAVVRKKVLHNPALVSLYLVGDWVSATLSLAAACSSAGIIVLYFHDLGHCYFGEKCRSYQISVGFAFLSWIPTSISSLIMLWLLAGG; this is translated from the exons ATGAAGGAGTTTCCTGGGACACCAGGTACTGTCCTTGGTCTGATTCTGAGGATGTCACAGTTCATTTTTGCTACGCTGTCAATTGGTTACATGGTTACAACAACAAGTTTCATGGATATTACAGCTTTTTG TTACTTGGTAGCTGCAATGGGTTTACAAGCCATTTGGAGTTTTCTTCTTGCTTTGATGGATGCATACGCCGTGGTGAGAAAGAAAGTCCTCCACAACCCCGCACTTGTTAGCCTCTATCTGGTTGGAGATTGG GTTTCAGCCACACTATCTCTAGCTGCGGCGTGTTCCTCAGCAGGCATCATAGTTTTATACTTCCATGATTTAGGACATTGTTATTTTGGCGAGAAATGTCGAAGCTATCAGATTTCAGTTGGATTTGCCTTCTTGAGCTGGATTCCAACTTCAATATCATCGTTAATTATGCTTTGGCTATTAGCTGGAGGGTAG
- the LOC25484409 gene encoding WAT1-related protein At5g07050, translating into MEKKVFSPLHVYKEFKPHLVMVLAQVGYTFLYFISESSFNHGMSPYVYVTYRHVLAGAVMFPFAYFLERSLRPKLTLVLFMEIFVLSLLGITMALNLYFASLKYTSPTFLASMFNTIASITFIIAVALRIEVIDLRNPRSIAKILGTLISLAGVLTMTLYKGPVMRNLWHPLIHIIQRKSSSINESGLKGSLLTISCCATFSIWYIMQASTLKRYPAQLSLTTWMCFMGAIQSAVFTLIVEHNNTSAWIIGLNIDLWSIIYGGIVGGGLLIYIQLWCTEKKGPVFVTVFNPLCTIFVAILAYFVLGEKLYLGSIIGAFIVIMGLYLLLWGKEGDKEVDFKTKVKLQYKNGEGGLEEC; encoded by the exons ATGGAGAAAAAAGTATTTTCTCCTCTACATGTATACAAAGAGTTCAAGCCACACCTGGTCATGGTTTTAGCCCAAGTTGGCTAtacctttttatattttatctctGAATCTTCCTTCAATCATGGAATGAGTCCTTATGTTTATGTTACCTATCGGCATGTTCTCGCTGGGGCTGTGATGTTTCCTTTTGCATACTTTCTTGAGAG AAGTTTAAGACCAAAGCTGACACTTGTTCTTTTTATGGAAATATTTGTGCTTTCTTTGTTAGG GATCACCATGGCACTCAATTTGTACTTTGCAAGCTTAAAGTATACTTCTCCAACCTTTCTTGCTTCCATGTTCAACACCATTGCTTCCATTACCTTCATTATTGCAGTGGCACTCAG GATCGAGGTTATTGATCTTAGAAATCCACGTAGCATAGCAAAAATACTGGGGACCTTGATATCCTTAGCTGGTGTTTTGACCATGACACTATACAAAGGACCTGTTATGAGAAACTTGTGGCATCCTCTAATTCATATTATTCAACGAAAAAGTTCTTCTATCAACGAGAGTGGATTAAAGGGTTCACTTCTTACTATCTCATGTTGTGCCACTTTTTCTATATGGTACATTATGCAG GCATCTACTCTAAAAAGATATCCTGCTCAATTATCACTCACTACATGGATGTGCTTTATGGGAGCAATACAATCAGCTGTTTTCACATTAATAGTAGAACATAATAACACTTCAGCTTGGATTATAGGACTCAACATTGACTTGTGGTCCATAATATATGGA GGAATTGTTGGTGGTGGTTTATTGATCTACATTCAATTATGGTGCACTGAGAAAAAAGGGCCTGTTTTTGTCACTGTATTTAACCCTCTTTGTACCATATTTGTGGCAATTCTAGCATACTTCGTCCTTGGTGAAAAACTTTATCTGGGCAG CATCATAGGTGCATTTATTGTGATCATGGGTTTGTATCTGTTGCTGTGGGGGAAAGAAGGTGACAAAGAGGTTGATTTCAAGACCAAAGTTAAATTGCAGTACAAAAATGGAGAAGGAGGCTTAGAAGAATGTTGA
- the LOC25484411 gene encoding WAT1-related protein At5g07050: MEQTIFSPLRELKPHLLMVLTQVGYTFGYFITETSFNHGLSPYVYVTYRNVVAGVVMFPFAYFLERSVRPKLTLYLFMEIFLLSAFGFCLSLNLYFASLKYTSPTFLSSMDNTVAALTFIFAVAFRFEVVDFQKPRGIAKVLGTLISLAGVTTMTLYKGPTMRNLWGPLIHIQPKSAPINETGLKGSILTVTCCVTLSIWYIMQASTLKRYPAQLSLTALMCFIGAVQSAVFTMIAEHDNPSAWIIGFNIDLWSTIYGGIVVGGLLIYILLWSTEKKGPVFVTMFNPLSTIFVTILAYFVLGEKLYLGSIIGGFIVIMGLYLLLWGKEGDKDVDIKTKVKRQYNSGDGDVEECRI; encoded by the exons ATGGAGCAAACAATATTTTCTCCTCTGAGAGAGTTGAAGCCACACCTGCTCATGGTCTTGACCCAAGTGGGTTATACCTTTGGATATTTTATCACTGAAACTTCATTCAATCATGGACTGAGTCCTTATGTTTATGTTACATATCGGAATGTCGTGGCTGGGGTTGTGATGTTCCCTTTTGCATACTTTCTAGAGAG AAGTGTAAGACCAAAGCTGACCTTGTATCTTTTTATGGAAATTTTTCTCCTTTCAGCGTTCGG GTTCTGTTTGTCTCTCAATTTGTACTTTGCAAGCTTGAAGTATACTTCTCCAACCTTTCTTTCTTCCATGGACAACACCGTAGCTGCCCTTACCTTCATTTTTGCGGTGGCATTCAG GTTTGAGGTTGTTGACTTTCAAAAGCCACGTGGCATAGCAAAAGTACTTGGGACCTTGATATCCTTAGCTGGTGTTACGACCATGACACTATACAAAGGACCTACAATGAGAAATTTGTGGGGTCCACTAATCCATATTCAACCAAAAAGTGCTCCTATCAATGAGACTGGGTTGAAGGGTTCAATTCTTACTGTTACATGTTGTGTCACATTGTCCATCTGGTACATTATGCAG GCATCTACTCTAAAAAGATACCCAGCACAATTATCACTCACTGCATTGATGTGCTTTATTGGAGCAGTACAATCAGCTGTTTTCACAATGATAGCAGAACATGATAATCCTTCGGCATGGATTATAGGATTCAACATTGACTTGTGGTCCACAATATATGGG ggaattgttgttggtggtttgtTGATATACATTCTACTATGGAGCACTGAGAAAAAAGGGCCAGTTTTTGTCACAATGTTTAACcctcttagtaccatatttgtGACAATTCTAGCTTACTTCGTCCTTGGTGAAAAACTTTATCTGGGCAG CATCATAGGTGGTTTTATTGTCATCATGGGTCTATATTTGTTGCTGTGGGGTAAAGAAGGTGACAAAGATGTTGATATCAAGACCAAAGTTAAAAGGCAGTACAATAGTGGAGACGGAGACGTAGAAGAATGCAGAATATAG